From Pararhodobacter zhoushanensis, the proteins below share one genomic window:
- a CDS encoding rhomboid family intramembrane serine protease — protein MGMLPIRDRNPSGQVPYVTWGLIAVNIVVFMAYYPLGTDTSVLELYRHWAMIPARLSAGEGLATPLVAMFVHGGWFHLGLNMLFLRIFGDNLEAEFGPVRFLAFYLLCGLIAFALQYIAAPLSLVPVAGASGAVAGVMGGYLLMFPRARVDVVAYYVIGLRTFAVPAWLLLGLWFALQVWGGLATPADGGVAFWAHIGGFVAGVGLSARTWRLRGGRMFWSRFHGLPPHPQAPIAVPVVRRRGAILPPPQAHGLFRREGDPR, from the coding sequence ATGGGCATGTTGCCAATCCGTGACCGAAACCCGTCGGGACAGGTGCCCTATGTGACCTGGGGGCTGATCGCCGTGAACATTGTGGTGTTCATGGCGTATTACCCGTTGGGCACGGACACTTCCGTTCTGGAACTCTACCGCCACTGGGCGATGATCCCCGCCCGCCTGAGCGCGGGCGAGGGGTTGGCGACGCCGCTGGTGGCGATGTTCGTGCATGGCGGCTGGTTCCATCTGGGCCTCAACATGCTGTTCCTGCGCATCTTCGGCGATAATCTTGAGGCCGAATTCGGACCGGTCCGTTTCCTTGCCTTCTACCTGCTGTGCGGGTTGATCGCCTTTGCCCTGCAATACATTGCCGCGCCGCTCAGTCTGGTGCCGGTCGCCGGTGCCTCGGGCGCGGTGGCGGGGGTGATGGGGGGCTATCTGCTGATGTTCCCGCGCGCCCGCGTCGATGTGGTGGCCTATTACGTCATTGGTCTGCGCACCTTTGCCGTGCCGGCGTGGCTGCTGCTTGGCCTTTGGTTCGCGCTGCAGGTCTGGGGCGGGCTGGCGACGCCCGCCGATGGCGGCGTGGCGTTCTGGGCGCATATCGGCGGGTTCGTTGCGGGCGTCGGCTTGAGCGCGCGAACCTGGCGGTTGCGCGGCGGGCGGATGTTCTGGAGCCGGTTCCACGGGTTGCCGCCCCACCCGCAGGCACCGATTGCCGTGCCGGTTGTGCGCCGCCGGGGCGCAATCTTGCCGCCGCCGCAAGCGCATGGGCTCTTTCGCCGAGAGGGCGATCCGCGCTGA